Proteins encoded within one genomic window of Desulfonatronospira thiodismutans ASO3-1:
- a CDS encoding helix-turn-helix transcriptional regulator encodes MAEPEYQPVLHDQKAFLEKAMKRKGFKEAYEELEDEYVLVRELLAARVRVGLTQEEVAELMGTTKSAVSRLEAAGKHAPSVATLKKYAHAVGCHLEIKLVPDARPTKPSTRTARKRSAG; translated from the coding sequence ATGGCTGAACCTGAATATCAACCAGTTCTCCACGACCAGAAGGCGTTTCTCGAAAAAGCTATGAAACGTAAGGGGTTCAAGGAGGCTTATGAAGAGCTCGAGGATGAGTATGTCTTAGTTCGCGAATTGCTTGCAGCGCGCGTCAGGGTCGGCTTGACCCAGGAGGAGGTTGCGGAGTTGATGGGGACGACGAAAAGTGCTGTGTCCCGCCTGGAAGCAGCCGGGAAACACGCCCCTTCCGTGGCAACTCTGAAAAAGTACGCCCATGCTGTCGGATGCCACCTGGAAATCAAACTGGTGCCGGATGCCCGCCCAACAAAACCCTCAACTCGGACCGCCCGTAAGCGGTCGGCCGGTTA
- a CDS encoding type II toxin-antitoxin system RelE/ParE family toxin gives MLCSIEYFHPKVRDEIENWPVGILADYARLVELLIEFGPSLRMPHSRGMGGGLFELRPRGREGIGRALYCFVVGQKVIIFLAFVKKAQQTPEHELKIARKRMKDVQNG, from the coding sequence ATACTCTGCTCGATTGAGTATTTCCACCCCAAGGTCAGAGATGAGATTGAAAACTGGCCTGTTGGCATCCTTGCCGACTACGCGCGACTGGTTGAACTTTTGATCGAGTTTGGGCCGAGCCTGCGCATGCCGCACTCGCGCGGCATGGGAGGCGGACTTTTCGAATTGCGGCCGCGGGGACGCGAAGGCATTGGACGTGCACTTTATTGCTTTGTCGTCGGGCAGAAAGTGATCATTTTTCTCGCTTTCGTGAAAAAGGCCCAACAGACCCCCGAGCATGAGCTGAAGATTGCCCGGAAAAGGATGAAAGATGTGCAAAATGGCTGA
- a CDS encoding DUF4168 domain-containing protein — MQDSKNFMGSDIGESEMDKVAEAYKSIKSIKENVHKEMTALNDSDETLQKLEKAGEDMVRAVEQQGLDFETYNEAMEAVKTDDELRRSLNKRLQSSGEH; from the coding sequence ATGCAGGACAGCAAAAATTTCATGGGCTCAGATATAGGCGAATCTGAAATGGATAAAGTGGCCGAAGCCTACAAATCCATCAAGTCCATCAAAGAAAACGTACACAAAGAAATGACTGCTTTGAATGACTCTGATGAAACCCTGCAGAAGCTGGAAAAGGCAGGGGAGGATATGGTCAGAGCAGTAGAGCAGCAGGGACTGGATTTTGAAACTTACAACGAAGCAATGGAAGCAGTGAAAACCGATGATGAACTGCGCAGGTCTTTAAACAAAAGGCTGCAGTCTTCGGGTGAGCATTAA
- a CDS encoding S41 family peptidase, with translation MLLVFLLFAGTAWAGSGAVDLPRFPSISPDGSRIAFSSGGDLWLAGIQGGEARRLTRHRHDDLHSNWSPDGESLVFTSMRDGYMNLWRIREDGTQVRQLTHSDRFMRNPDWSMDEEGREVITLSGLLEADVYREHRPYRLPPEGGQHERLHQAFGSEPRLSPCGSKTVFTRGGFYHDWNKRHYLGPDAMNIWVHHREEDRFEAITTRDGDDGMARWADEDTLIFMSDRDLGTVNLFRLDLGDEEPEPVRLTDFQERDVKHFDVSADGSTVVLQGWDRLYSLDLEDAEAESEPINLRAGDDGPDRYELRSVDREVTEAALSPDNQVLAQVAYGRVFVRHVDEYSPTRPVTPGTHARHRHPAWSPDGLRLYFTSDAHGTDSIYKARVALTREEIRLGVHDITVDGQPEKSPQKTPPEESEVKPDREEQRLQGQPEKDLREVEDEADDPFAPLDPVDPGAPRGPDPAPEPGTDPAHDPDPEPQEEPEEDLGLEQAEGLPGKMDPARWQDAVHFEVVPVVDSGLNDRRPSPSPDGKRLAFLRGPGDLMVKDLTSGKKQTLVEGWDFSMHWRWSHDGQYIAYSQNDLNFSSNIFIVPADGSEEPVNITRHPRNDLNPRWSADGRILSFISNRSGDNYDVYRVYLDPDMENMTTRELHNYYREAGKEAEKIRPLPVRLPGSPPVPTPLSLEPWEMDLENAWRRIEPVTNSSLNKTSNEMTPGGDRFLFNSGGDDLVSLKWDGSERKRLSSAVNVQGLDITGKSAVYTLRGEAGIAPLDGGEHRRPGISENIRIDKKEQSLQKFREAARVMQEHFYLSDMKGLDWPSLTREYEELVKRTRTASEFSDISNRFMGELGASHTGVFNPGPEAGTREPSGRLGIDYQQVSLEDGGYGFRVKDVVPGGPAHRSAVSLQPGDIITHIDMHRFEEPETLLQRLRGTAGREVVVGFKRPSDDGFLNHNTLAIPVSYEDLAALRYEAFRDESSKKVSNLSDGRLGYIHIQTMNQASLEDFQGHLYAAAKGKEGLIIDVRNNAGGYTTDLILASIMTREHAYTVPAGADPQKTGHYPQDRLPVPRYTLPINMLANEKSYSNSEILAHAFKTLDRGVLVGEQTYGGVISTSGYRLIDGAQVRVPSRGWYLPDGTDMEQNGAVPDLRVEQTPEDEAAGRDPQLEKAVENLLERL, from the coding sequence ATGCTCCTTGTGTTTTTGCTTTTTGCAGGGACTGCCTGGGCAGGGTCCGGGGCTGTGGACCTGCCGCGTTTTCCTTCCATAAGCCCGGACGGTTCCAGGATAGCTTTCAGTTCAGGCGGGGATCTCTGGCTGGCCGGTATCCAGGGTGGAGAAGCCAGACGTCTCACCCGCCACAGGCATGACGATCTGCATTCCAACTGGAGTCCGGACGGGGAGTCTCTGGTGTTTACTTCCATGCGCGACGGATACATGAATCTGTGGCGTATCCGGGAGGATGGTACTCAGGTAAGGCAGTTGACCCACAGCGACCGGTTCATGCGCAATCCGGACTGGTCCATGGATGAAGAGGGTCGGGAGGTGATTACCCTTTCCGGTCTGCTGGAGGCGGACGTGTACCGGGAGCACCGTCCCTACAGACTGCCCCCCGAAGGCGGGCAGCACGAGAGGCTGCACCAGGCCTTCGGCTCCGAACCCAGGCTTTCACCATGCGGCAGTAAAACCGTATTCACCAGGGGAGGATTTTATCACGACTGGAACAAGCGTCACTACCTGGGGCCCGATGCCATGAATATATGGGTGCATCACCGGGAGGAAGACAGGTTTGAGGCCATAACCACCCGGGATGGAGACGACGGAATGGCCCGCTGGGCAGATGAAGACACCTTGATATTCATGTCCGACCGGGACCTGGGTACGGTAAACCTGTTCAGGCTGGACCTGGGTGATGAAGAACCGGAACCTGTCAGGCTTACGGATTTCCAGGAGAGGGATGTTAAGCACTTTGATGTTTCCGCCGACGGCAGCACCGTGGTCCTGCAGGGCTGGGACCGCCTCTACTCCCTGGACCTGGAAGATGCCGAGGCTGAGTCCGAGCCCATAAATCTGCGAGCTGGAGATGACGGCCCGGACAGGTATGAGTTGCGAAGTGTTGACAGGGAGGTGACTGAAGCGGCCCTGAGCCCGGACAATCAGGTCCTGGCCCAGGTGGCTTATGGCCGGGTTTTTGTGCGCCACGTGGATGAGTACAGTCCCACCAGGCCGGTAACACCCGGTACCCATGCCCGTCACCGTCACCCGGCCTGGTCTCCGGACGGTTTGCGGCTATATTTCACCAGCGATGCCCATGGCACGGATTCCATATACAAGGCCAGAGTAGCCCTGACCAGGGAGGAAATCAGGCTGGGGGTACACGACATAACTGTTGACGGCCAGCCTGAAAAAAGCCCGCAAAAGACCCCGCCTGAAGAGTCTGAAGTTAAGCCTGACAGGGAAGAGCAACGCCTGCAGGGGCAGCCTGAGAAGGACTTGCGGGAGGTGGAGGATGAAGCAGATGATCCCTTTGCACCTCTGGATCCCGTGGACCCGGGTGCCCCCCGCGGACCGGACCCTGCACCGGAACCTGGAACGGACCCGGCCCATGATCCCGACCCTGAGCCGCAAGAGGAGCCTGAAGAGGACCTTGGCCTGGAACAGGCTGAAGGTCTGCCCGGAAAAATGGACCCTGCACGGTGGCAGGATGCTGTTCATTTCGAGGTTGTCCCGGTTGTGGACAGCGGCCTAAACGACCGTCGGCCCTCTCCGTCCCCGGATGGCAAACGCCTGGCTTTTCTTCGCGGTCCTGGAGACCTGATGGTGAAAGACCTGACTTCAGGAAAGAAGCAGACGCTGGTGGAGGGCTGGGACTTCAGTATGCACTGGCGCTGGTCTCATGACGGACAATATATCGCCTATTCCCAGAACGATCTCAATTTCAGTTCCAATATCTTCATAGTCCCTGCAGACGGTTCTGAAGAACCTGTCAATATAACCAGGCATCCGCGAAACGATCTCAATCCCCGCTGGTCGGCCGACGGACGGATACTGAGCTTTATTTCCAACCGATCGGGTGACAACTATGATGTATACAGGGTCTACCTGGATCCGGACATGGAAAATATGACCACCAGGGAACTGCATAATTATTACCGTGAGGCCGGCAAAGAAGCGGAAAAAATTCGTCCCCTGCCGGTGCGGCTTCCAGGCAGCCCTCCCGTTCCGACTCCCTTGAGTCTCGAACCATGGGAGATGGACCTGGAAAACGCCTGGCGCAGGATAGAGCCAGTGACAAACTCATCCCTGAACAAGACCTCAAACGAAATGACCCCTGGAGGGGATCGCTTCCTGTTTAATTCCGGAGGAGATGATCTCGTCAGTCTCAAGTGGGACGGCAGCGAGCGCAAGCGACTAAGTTCCGCCGTGAATGTTCAGGGGCTGGATATTACCGGCAAGAGTGCAGTGTACACACTGCGCGGAGAAGCAGGTATTGCACCTCTGGACGGTGGAGAGCACAGACGCCCCGGGATTTCAGAGAATATCCGCATAGATAAAAAGGAGCAGTCCCTGCAGAAATTCCGGGAGGCGGCCAGGGTAATGCAGGAGCACTTTTACCTGTCTGACATGAAGGGTCTTGACTGGCCTTCGTTGACCCGGGAATACGAAGAACTTGTAAAGCGCACCAGGACGGCCAGCGAATTCAGCGACATCTCCAACCGCTTTATGGGAGAACTCGGGGCCTCGCACACCGGGGTTTTCAATCCGGGTCCGGAGGCAGGGACTCGCGAACCCTCGGGCCGTCTGGGCATTGATTACCAGCAGGTTTCCCTGGAGGACGGAGGTTATGGGTTCAGGGTCAAAGATGTTGTGCCCGGGGGGCCGGCACATCGCTCAGCTGTTTCTTTGCAGCCCGGGGACATAATCACACATATTGACATGCACCGGTTTGAAGAGCCCGAGACCCTGCTGCAAAGACTGCGGGGGACAGCGGGCCGGGAGGTGGTTGTGGGCTTCAAGCGTCCTTCAGATGATGGTTTTTTAAACCACAACACCCTGGCAATACCTGTTTCCTATGAGGACCTGGCAGCTCTTCGTTACGAAGCCTTCCGGGATGAAAGCAGCAAAAAGGTTTCAAATCTCTCAGACGGGCGTCTGGGATATATACATATTCAGACCATGAACCAGGCATCTCTGGAGGACTTCCAGGGCCACCTCTATGCTGCAGCAAAAGGCAAGGAGGGGTTGATAATAGATGTGCGCAACAATGCCGGGGGTTACACAACAGACCTTATCCTGGCCTCCATAATGACCAGGGAGCATGCCTATACCGTACCTGCCGGGGCTGATCCGCAGAAGACCGGGCATTATCCCCAGGACCGTCTGCCTGTGCCGCGCTATACCCTGCCCATAAACATGCTGGCCAATGAAAAGAGCTATTCCAACTCGGAAATTCTGGCCCATGCCTTCAAGACCCTGGACCGGGGAGTACTGGTGGGGGAGCAGACCTACGGCGGGGTTATTTCCACTTCGGGCTACAGACTGATTGACGGGGCGCAGGTCCGGGTTCCTTCCCGGGGCTGGTACCTCCCGGATGGTACGGATATGGAACAAAACGGTGCCGTTCCCGACCTGCGCGTAGAGCAGACACCGGAAGACGAGGCTGCAGGACGCGATCCTCAGCTGGAAAAGGCGGTGGAGAACCTGCTTGAGCGCCTGTAA
- a CDS encoding precorrin-2 dehydrogenase/sirohydrochlorin ferrochelatase family protein — protein MRYFPVFLDLESKTCLVVGAGPVGRRKISTLIKSCAGTIIVIDPGAKNHPLLEDESIQLVNRPFKPGDVDGCHLVFACTSDHEINQQVTRACRRKNIWCNTATDPDQGDLVLPAVLERGDLILAVSTCGASPALSARIKKELASRYGPEYASLTTLMSRVRKHVLPMGLPQEKNQRIFHAILDSNAAELLKKGDRQGLHRLLQSLLPSGAHNHIQEMIHALF, from the coding sequence ATGCGATATTTTCCGGTATTTCTGGACCTTGAGTCCAAAACCTGCCTGGTGGTAGGGGCCGGTCCCGTGGGCCGAAGAAAGATATCCACCCTGATAAAAAGCTGTGCCGGCACAATTATTGTCATAGATCCCGGGGCAAAAAACCACCCCCTCCTGGAAGACGAATCAATACAGCTTGTAAACAGGCCCTTCAAGCCCGGTGATGTTGACGGCTGCCACCTGGTATTCGCCTGCACCTCGGACCATGAAATAAACCAGCAGGTGACCCGGGCCTGCCGCCGGAAAAATATCTGGTGCAACACTGCCACGGACCCGGATCAGGGGGACCTTGTCCTGCCGGCGGTGCTGGAGCGCGGGGACCTGATTCTGGCTGTTTCCACCTGCGGGGCCAGCCCGGCCCTGAGCGCCAGGATCAAAAAGGAACTGGCCTCAAGGTATGGACCGGAATACGCTTCCTTGACCACTCTCATGTCCCGGGTTAGAAAACATGTTTTGCCCATGGGACTTCCCCAGGAGAAAAACCAGAGGATCTTCCATGCAATACTGGATTCTAATGCAGCTGAACTACTCAAAAAAGGCGACCGGCAGGGATTGCACAGGCTCCTGCAGAGTCTTCTGCCCTCCGGTGCCCACAACCATATCCAGGAGATGATCCATGCTCTCTTTTAG
- a CDS encoding cytochrome C assembly family protein — protein MLSFRILDLTIALLYLSGAITFVLGLIYTRKKVQNVSIWMTMCGFVLHTADLGLKYALGLGEVLTQSQFYVSLMAWTLLLIFFLLWWRLKLNFLSLIAAPLALVTFSWSLAISPATLPIPGILQGLWFGLHIGSLFISIALLAMAFGAGLAYLHLDSKIKTKSRMGNVTKELPSLTTFDRVNHWAVLAGFPLFTIGTFSGFIWAAFTWRTIFTWDPKEIFTIGVWLIFAWLFHKRATGGWKGRKPAKLAILIFILSLISFVGINFFTETHHSLRP, from the coding sequence ATGCTCTCTTTTAGAATACTGGATCTTACAATTGCCCTTTTATACCTGTCCGGGGCCATCACATTTGTCCTGGGGCTTATCTATACCCGCAAGAAAGTTCAAAACGTATCTATATGGATGACCATGTGCGGGTTTGTACTGCACACTGCCGACCTGGGACTAAAATATGCCCTGGGCCTGGGGGAAGTGCTTACCCAGTCCCAGTTTTACGTAAGCCTTATGGCCTGGACTTTACTGCTCATCTTCTTTCTGCTCTGGTGGAGGCTGAAGCTCAATTTTCTGTCCTTGATAGCCGCTCCCCTGGCCCTGGTGACCTTTTCCTGGTCCCTGGCCATCTCCCCGGCTACCCTGCCCATCCCCGGGATTTTGCAGGGCCTGTGGTTCGGGCTGCACATTGGGTCGCTCTTTATAAGCATAGCCCTTCTGGCCATGGCTTTCGGGGCCGGGCTGGCCTACCTGCACCTGGACAGCAAAATCAAGACCAAGTCCAGAATGGGCAACGTAACTAAAGAACTGCCCTCCCTGACCACCTTTGACCGGGTCAACCACTGGGCGGTTCTTGCGGGCTTTCCACTTTTTACAATAGGCACTTTTTCAGGGTTTATCTGGGCCGCATTTACCTGGCGAACCATATTCACCTGGGACCCCAAGGAAATCTTCACCATAGGAGTGTGGCTGATTTTCGCCTGGCTCTTCCACAAGCGGGCCACCGGGGGCTGGAAAGGCAGAAAGCCGGCCAAGCTGGCCATCCTGATTTTTATTTTATCCCTGATATCATTCGTGGGCATCAACTTTTTCACTGAAACACATCACAGCCTAAGACCCTGA
- the hemA gene encoding glutamyl-tRNA reductase, with protein MEQKIHLFGLSHKTAEVEIREKFALTGFNPVSLELISKDGPVYEALVLSTCNRVEILCVGNQDQEQVKGKVLESWAGFCGAEKDLLSRHIYHYTDREAVRHLFTVAASLDSMVLGEPQILGQLKDAYRKAVEERSTGVIINRMMHKSFSSAKRTRSETAVSSSAVSISYAAVELAKKIFGELDTHKAMLIGAGEMAELAALHLLNQGLKEIMVANRTLERAQELARRFGGQAMCLEDIFDYLHHIDIIISSTGSTSAIIRARDIREVLKKRKNRPMFFIDIAVPRDIDPDVNQLDNVYIYDIDDLQEVVEENLAGRKEEAQKAGEIVEQEVDKFEKWLNSLDLSPTIVDLLNKGESIARKEVRKSLRNLPPDTDERTVQTMEHLAESLVGKLYHEPIVFLKRRAREEGSSEKYIDLARKIFNLDEEQIPDNPHAEKKRK; from the coding sequence ATGGAACAAAAAATTCACCTTTTCGGCCTCAGCCACAAAACAGCTGAAGTTGAAATCCGGGAGAAGTTCGCCCTTACCGGATTCAATCCTGTATCCCTGGAACTGATTTCCAAGGACGGCCCTGTATACGAAGCCCTGGTTCTCTCCACCTGCAACCGGGTGGAAATCCTGTGTGTGGGGAACCAGGATCAGGAACAGGTCAAAGGTAAAGTGCTTGAATCCTGGGCCGGATTCTGCGGTGCGGAAAAAGACCTGCTCAGCCGGCACATTTATCACTATACCGACCGTGAGGCCGTACGCCACCTGTTTACAGTGGCAGCCAGCCTGGATTCCATGGTCCTGGGCGAGCCCCAGATCCTGGGACAGCTCAAGGACGCCTACCGCAAAGCTGTGGAGGAGCGAAGCACCGGGGTGATCATCAACCGCATGATGCACAAGTCCTTTTCCTCGGCCAAAAGGACCCGCTCGGAGACCGCAGTCTCTTCCAGTGCAGTCTCCATAAGCTACGCAGCCGTAGAACTGGCCAAAAAAATCTTCGGCGAACTGGATACGCACAAGGCCATGCTCATCGGCGCCGGAGAAATGGCTGAACTGGCCGCCCTGCACCTGCTGAACCAGGGGCTCAAGGAGATCATGGTGGCCAACCGCACCCTGGAAAGGGCTCAGGAGCTTGCCCGGAGATTCGGTGGACAGGCCATGTGCCTGGAGGATATTTTTGATTATCTGCACCATATAGATATTATAATCAGTTCCACGGGCTCCACTTCAGCCATCATCAGGGCCAGGGATATCCGGGAGGTGCTGAAAAAAAGAAAAAACAGGCCAATGTTTTTCATCGACATCGCCGTGCCCAGGGATATCGATCCGGACGTGAACCAGCTGGACAATGTCTATATATACGATATCGACGACCTGCAGGAAGTGGTAGAGGAGAACCTGGCCGGTCGCAAGGAAGAGGCCCAAAAGGCCGGAGAAATTGTCGAGCAGGAAGTGGACAAATTTGAAAAGTGGCTCAATTCCCTGGACTTGAGCCCGACAATAGTTGATCTGTTGAACAAGGGAGAAAGCATAGCCCGCAAGGAAGTCAGAAAATCCCTGCGCAATCTTCCGCCGGACACGGACGAAAGAACAGTCCAGACCATGGAACACCTGGCTGAATCCCTGGTGGGCAAACTCTATCATGAACCCATAGTCTTTCTCAAACGGCGCGCCAGGGAGGAGGGCTCCTCGGAAAAATACATCGATCTGGCCCGCAAAATCTTCAACCTTGATGAGGAACAGATCCCGGACAACCCCCATGCCGAGAAAAAAAGGAAATAG
- a CDS encoding KamA family radical SAM protein encodes MSEVFRMQEWIKELQQMVNTREKLADYVDITPDEDAAITTMRTRWGTTPYFASLMDPQDPACPIRRQVVPSLKEKENKYGIQDYLIHKENRAVGEKRPDCIARQYQDRIAFTVTDVCANYCRHCFRKELVVDQGLSLRFDVDEGLGWIREHPEVRDVLITGGDPFILSDEKLGRIITELRRIPHVQMIRFGTRTPIVLPSRINKELCEILGDFHRVPVWINTQCNHAREITEETARGVYDLMRCGVNVGNQAVLLKGINDDPQSFRELHQKLLTVRIRPYYVFYCEPAPGIDHFRTPVEKGAELIRDAIRGHTTGLCQPMYVIATNIGKVPLMPDYYLKEKTDEEYVLRNYLDQNTSLPVIPE; translated from the coding sequence ATGAGTGAGGTATTTAGAATGCAGGAGTGGATTAAAGAACTGCAGCAGATGGTCAATACCAGGGAAAAACTGGCTGACTATGTGGATATAACCCCGGACGAGGACGCGGCCATTACCACCATGCGCACCAGGTGGGGCACGACACCCTACTTTGCATCTCTTATGGACCCCCAGGACCCGGCCTGTCCCATCCGCAGGCAGGTTGTGCCTTCCCTGAAGGAAAAGGAAAACAAATACGGCATCCAGGACTACCTGATACACAAGGAAAACCGGGCTGTAGGTGAAAAGCGCCCGGACTGCATAGCCAGGCAGTACCAGGACCGTATCGCCTTTACCGTAACCGATGTCTGTGCCAACTATTGCCGGCACTGCTTCCGCAAAGAACTGGTGGTGGACCAGGGCCTGAGCCTGCGCTTCGATGTTGATGAAGGACTGGGCTGGATCAGGGAACATCCCGAAGTGCGCGACGTACTCATAACCGGCGGGGATCCCTTCATACTTTCCGATGAAAAGCTGGGCCGCATAATTACAGAACTAAGACGCATCCCCCATGTGCAGATGATCCGCTTCGGGACGCGAACCCCCATAGTTCTGCCCAGCAGGATAAACAAAGAACTTTGCGAAATTCTGGGAGATTTTCACCGGGTACCGGTATGGATCAACACCCAGTGCAACCATGCCAGGGAAATCACCGAGGAAACCGCCAGAGGGGTATACGACCTCATGCGCTGCGGAGTAAATGTGGGCAACCAGGCCGTACTGTTGAAAGGCATAAACGACGACCCTCAGTCCTTCAGAGAACTGCACCAGAAGCTGCTTACAGTACGCATCCGCCCCTATTACGTCTTTTACTGCGAGCCGGCACCGGGGATAGATCATTTCCGGACCCCTGTGGAAAAAGGGGCCGAACTTATCCGGGATGCCATCCGGGGGCACACTACCGGGCTGTGTCAGCCCATGTACGTAATCGCCACCAATATCGGCAAGGTGCCCCTGATGCCCGATTATTACCTCAAGGAAAAGACAGACGAGGAATACGTTCTGAGAAACTACCTCGACCAGAACACTTCCCTGCCTGTTATTCCGGAATGA